The region CATCTGGTGCTGCCGTCGGCGACGGTGGCGATGATTCTGGTGGCGCACGTCTCGCGTATGGTGCGCTCGGAAATGGTGGACGTGCTGCATACCGACTACATCCGGGCGGCCTGGCTGAAAGGGCTGTCACGGCGTCGTATCCTGTGGCGCCATGCGCTGCGCAACGGCCTGCTGCCGGCCATCACCATCGTGGCATTGGACGTAGGCTATCTGCTCGGCGGCATCGTGGTGGTGGAAGAGATTTTCGCCATTCCCGGCATCGGCCGGGAGCTGATCGTCGCGGTGCAGGCGCGCGATCTCCCCACCATTCAGGGCGGCGTCATGATCCTGGCCTCCACCTATGCGGTCGTCAATTTTCTGGCCGACCTCGCCTACGCCATGCTAGACAAGCGGATTCAATATGTTTGACGTACTCAAAAAACTGCTGCATACCCCGCAGGGGATCGCCGGGGTCAGCGTCCTGCTGCTGGCGCTGGTGATCGTGTGCACCGGCGTTCATCTGGCGCCCGTCGACCCGGAAGCGATCTCCATTCTGGCGCGCTATAAAGCGCCCAGCGCCGCGCACTGGTTTGGCACCGATCAGCTTGGGCGCGATATCTTCAGCCGGGTGCTGGTCGGCGCCCGCACCACCATTGTTTATTCACTGCTTGCCACCGCGCTGGCCATGGTGTTCGGCTCGGTCATCGGCACCGCCAGCGCTTATCTGGGCGGCAGGATGGACGAAGGCATCATGCGCACCATAGATGCCGTCATGTCGATCCCCAGCCTGCTGTTCGCCCTGCTGATTGTCAGCACGCTGGGGCAGAGCAGCCTGAATGCGGTGCTGGCCATCACCATCGCCTTTGTACCGGGCATGGTACGCATCGCCCGCAGCGTGGCGTTGGCCGCGCGCCAACAGGATTACGTCAATGCCGCCATCGCCCGCGGCGAATCGCCCGGCTATATCATCCTGCGGGAGATGCTGCCCAACATCGTGGCGCCGATCATCGTGGAATCCACCATTCGCGTGTCGTTCGCCATCATGCTGTTCGCTACCCTGAGCTTCCTCGGCTTGGGTGCGCAACCGCCGCAGCCGGAATGGGGACTGATGGTGTCCGAAGCCCGCGCCTACTTCTTTAACGCCCCCTGGATGATGTTGATCCCTGGGCTTGCGATCGCCATCGTCGCGATCGGTTTCAACCTGCTCGGCGACGGGTTGCGCGACGTTCTGAATCCGAGGAGCCACTGATGCACAAGCACGACGCAATCCTACCGACGACGGCCACAACGCCGGTGCTGGCAGTCAAGGATTACAGCCTGGACTACGTGCTGCCGGACGGTTCGCATCTGCCGGTACTGCGGGATATCACCCTGCACGTGAACCGTGGCGACGTGCTGGGGCTGGTGGGGGAATCCGGCTCCGGCAAAACTACCCTCGGCTGGGCCATTATGCGCTGGCTCGCCGGCAATGCGGTGGAGCGCGCCGGCGACATTCACCTCGGCGAGTTGAACCT is a window of Dickeya solani IPO 2222 DNA encoding:
- a CDS encoding ABC transporter permease, yielding MFDVLKKLLHTPQGIAGVSVLLLALVIVCTGVHLAPVDPEAISILARYKAPSAAHWFGTDQLGRDIFSRVLVGARTTIVYSLLATALAMVFGSVIGTASAYLGGRMDEGIMRTIDAVMSIPSLLFALLIVSTLGQSSLNAVLAITIAFVPGMVRIARSVALAARQQDYVNAAIARGESPGYIILREMLPNIVAPIIVESTIRVSFAIMLFATLSFLGLGAQPPQPEWGLMVSEARAYFFNAPWMMLIPGLAIAIVAIGFNLLGDGLRDVLNPRSH